The following coding sequences are from one Granulicella arctica window:
- a CDS encoding transposase has translation MTKLEQAGKTAVIPSKVNRKQQREYDKELYKARHLIENFFAKLKQFRAIATRYDKTARNFLEAIYFASVRIWLV, from the coding sequence GCAGGCGGGCAAGACCGCTGTCATTCCGTCCAAGGTCAACAGGAAACAACAGCGCGAGTACGACAAAGAACTCTACAAAGCACGCCATCTGATCGAGAACTTCTTCGCCAAACTCAAACAATTCAGAGCCATCGCCACACGATACGACAAAACAGCCAGAAACTTCCTCGAAGCCATCTACTTCGCCTCGGTCCGCATTTGGCTAGTTTGA
- a CDS encoding SGNH/GDSL hydrolase family protein gives MSPVLLGADALGWVGTWMMAPSAPDSVEPRAGQFILENETVRQIVHLSIGGAAVKLRFSNTFGAVPLQLRSVFVAPRVSGDGIEPSAGRTVSFAGQSQVTIAPGATVSSDVVDMPVTSDSDLAVTFFVPQKLEVPAIHYTALQTSYVAKGDQSTARTLDGPRKITLDLILTGVEVATRTSPGAIVALGSSTTDGAHSTPNANHRWTDYLAARLRATRGDNAYSVLNAGISGNRVLRDGRGAWGPIFGQSAVARFSRDVLAQPGLRYVFLFEGGNDIRTPASTGEAISAKQLIMGFQLLARTAHENHVKIILGTITAFEGTNGDHDDSEWEETQRTVNQWIRTTHDIDGFADFDAAVRNPLRPARLLPEYDSGDHLHPNDAGYKAMADSIDLTLFEESSRRH, from the coding sequence ATGTCTCCAGTGCTTCTTGGTGCCGACGCGCTCGGCTGGGTCGGCACCTGGATGATGGCTCCTTCCGCACCCGACAGCGTGGAGCCGCGTGCCGGCCAGTTCATTCTGGAAAATGAGACCGTGAGACAGATCGTGCACCTCTCGATTGGGGGCGCTGCGGTCAAATTGCGCTTTTCCAATACATTCGGCGCCGTGCCCCTGCAGTTGCGTTCGGTCTTCGTCGCTCCTCGGGTCTCGGGCGATGGGATAGAACCGAGTGCAGGTCGCACAGTATCGTTTGCGGGCCAGAGCCAGGTGACAATCGCACCGGGCGCAACGGTTTCAAGCGACGTGGTGGACATGCCGGTCACGAGCGACAGCGATCTGGCGGTGACCTTCTTTGTTCCACAGAAGTTGGAGGTTCCGGCGATTCACTATACCGCGCTCCAAACCTCCTACGTCGCCAAAGGAGATCAGAGCACCGCAAGGACTCTGGACGGACCCCGCAAGATCACACTGGACCTGATCCTTACCGGAGTCGAAGTCGCCACACGTACGTCACCGGGGGCAATCGTTGCTCTTGGTTCTTCGACGACCGACGGCGCGCATTCCACGCCAAACGCAAATCATCGCTGGACGGACTATCTTGCGGCCCGCTTGCGCGCTACCCGGGGGGACAATGCGTATTCCGTACTGAATGCCGGTATCTCTGGCAATCGCGTGCTGCGGGACGGTCGAGGGGCATGGGGACCGATCTTCGGCCAAAGCGCGGTTGCTCGCTTCTCAAGGGATGTTCTCGCGCAGCCCGGCTTACGATACGTGTTTCTCTTTGAGGGTGGCAACGATATACGGACGCCTGCCTCCACAGGCGAAGCGATATCCGCCAAGCAACTGATCATGGGTTTCCAGTTGCTCGCACGAACGGCTCATGAAAACCACGTCAAAATCATCCTCGGCACGATTACAGCTTTTGAGGGGACGAACGGGGATCATGATGACTCTGAATGGGAGGAGACACAGCGCACGGTCAATCAGTGGATTCGGACGACGCATGACATCGATGGTTTCGCAGACTTCGACGCCGCAGTACGGAATCCCTTGCGTCCAGCTCGTCTTCTACCGGAATACGACAGCGGGGATCACTTGCACCCGAATGACGCCGGCTACAAGGCGATGGCAGACTCGATCGATCTGACACTTTTCGAAGAGTCCTCTCGCCGCCATTAA
- a CDS encoding LysR family transcriptional regulator, whose protein sequence is MGPRQLRSFIAIAEELHFGRAAALVHLSQPALSLQIRGIEEELGVQLLIRDRRKTGLTPAGRIFLNEARELVQRTEAAIALTRRAALGEVGILRIGFISTAAAMIMPQLVKQFRTKHQHVDLDLRNVLTSDQVVLLQERKLDVGFLRVPLPTPPDIRLRVIHREPFVLLLPANHPLASVKDLKVSDCQGADFVMYSRKMAPGFHDQLMNILHTHGVTPNVVQEAAEMYTLISLVSAGMGIAIAPASIQSHHVENVVVRELREEKSRSEIAIAWNKDHVSTTAQLFLKIAFEGRPRKQKSSAAAI, encoded by the coding sequence ATGGGTCCAAGGCAGCTTCGTTCCTTCATCGCCATCGCAGAAGAACTTCATTTCGGTCGTGCTGCAGCGCTGGTTCATCTCAGCCAGCCAGCCCTGAGCCTCCAGATTAGAGGCATTGAAGAGGAACTCGGGGTGCAATTGCTGATCCGCGACCGCCGGAAGACCGGGCTCACGCCAGCGGGACGAATCTTTCTCAATGAAGCCAGGGAGCTTGTGCAACGCACGGAGGCAGCGATCGCGCTCACCCGGAGGGCGGCGCTCGGCGAGGTAGGGATACTGCGCATCGGCTTCATCTCAACCGCGGCAGCGATGATCATGCCGCAACTCGTCAAGCAATTCCGGACGAAACATCAACATGTCGATCTCGATCTTCGCAACGTGCTCACCAGCGATCAGGTGGTGCTGCTCCAGGAACGCAAACTTGATGTGGGCTTTCTGCGCGTCCCGTTGCCAACGCCTCCCGACATTCGCCTGCGCGTGATTCACAGGGAACCTTTTGTGCTGCTTCTGCCGGCAAACCATCCTCTGGCATCCGTGAAGGATCTCAAGGTCTCCGATTGCCAAGGAGCGGACTTTGTCATGTATAGCCGCAAGATGGCTCCCGGTTTTCACGATCAGTTGATGAATATTCTGCATACCCACGGTGTGACGCCGAATGTCGTGCAGGAGGCGGCCGAGATGTACACGCTGATTTCACTGGTGTCGGCGGGTATGGGGATTGCCATTGCTCCGGCTTCGATCCAATCGCATCACGTCGAGAACGTCGTTGTGCGTGAGCTGAGGGAGGAAAAGAGCCGCTCCGAGATCGCTATTGCCTGGAACAAGGATCATGTCTCTACCACGGCGCAACTGTTTCTAAAGATTGCGTTCGAGGGAAGACCCAGGAAGCAAAAGAGTTCAGCCGCGGCTATTTAG
- the mdcA gene encoding malonate decarboxylase subunit alpha — protein MTSPTLKPISDASISPRRWDTRRRDKAQRLERVARYVQGKELRSEDAVNLIAILLEPGDRIVLEGDNQKQASFLSACLASLDPGQIHDLHLLISSITRPEHLQLFERGIARKVDFAFAGQQSLRLAQLLEDGQLEIGAIHTYVELYARMFIDLPPRVAFICADQADRHGNLYTGPNTEDTPTIVEATAFRDGIVLAQVNEIVEQLPRVDIPGDWVDLVVASPKPYAVEPLFTRDPRQINELHILMAMMVIRGVYERYGVTSLNHGIGLDTAALELILPTYGASLGLKGKICRNWALNPHPTLIPAIESGWVESVHCFGSEVGMESYVAARPDIFFTGRDGSLRSNRVLCQLAGQYGIDLFIGSTLQMDGDANSSTVTHGRISGFGGAPNMGHDPHGRRHASEAWLKLLRGESPIQRGQKLVVQVAETFQRGGVPAFVEELDAVEVGRSSGMPTAPVMIYGDDVTHVVTEEGIAYLHRAEGPEERRAALAAIAGVSPIGLRSKTEDVARLRRLGIVSFPEDLGVSRLEAKRSLLAATSMADLVRWSGNLYKPPSKFRNW, from the coding sequence GTGACGTCGCCCACGCTGAAGCCGATTTCGGACGCATCCATCTCGCCCCGCAGATGGGATACACGCCGGCGCGACAAAGCGCAGCGTCTTGAGCGCGTGGCTCGCTATGTTCAAGGCAAAGAGTTGAGGTCAGAAGATGCGGTGAACCTCATTGCGATCCTCCTCGAACCCGGTGATCGCATCGTTCTGGAGGGGGACAACCAGAAGCAAGCAAGTTTTCTTTCAGCTTGTCTCGCGTCGCTCGATCCCGGACAGATTCATGATCTCCACCTGCTGATATCGAGCATCACCCGGCCCGAACATCTTCAACTCTTCGAGCGCGGCATCGCGCGCAAAGTGGACTTTGCCTTTGCGGGTCAACAAAGTCTGCGCCTGGCTCAGTTGCTCGAAGATGGCCAGCTCGAGATAGGCGCTATCCATACCTACGTCGAGCTATATGCACGGATGTTCATCGATCTCCCTCCGAGAGTTGCATTCATCTGTGCCGACCAGGCTGATCGCCACGGTAATCTCTACACGGGGCCGAATACGGAAGACACGCCGACGATCGTAGAGGCGACTGCCTTTCGCGATGGCATTGTTCTTGCGCAGGTTAACGAGATCGTGGAACAGTTGCCCCGAGTCGATATCCCGGGAGATTGGGTTGACCTCGTCGTCGCATCTCCGAAACCGTACGCCGTCGAACCGCTCTTTACGCGCGATCCGCGGCAGATTAACGAACTGCACATCCTGATGGCGATGATGGTGATTCGCGGCGTATATGAGCGCTATGGCGTCACTTCGCTCAATCATGGCATCGGGCTGGACACGGCTGCGCTTGAGTTGATCCTGCCCACGTATGGCGCCTCACTCGGGCTCAAAGGAAAGATTTGCCGAAACTGGGCTCTGAATCCACATCCGACTCTCATTCCCGCGATCGAGAGCGGATGGGTTGAAAGCGTTCATTGCTTCGGGTCCGAAGTTGGGATGGAGAGTTACGTCGCGGCCAGGCCTGACATCTTCTTTACCGGACGGGACGGTTCGTTGCGCTCCAATCGAGTGCTTTGCCAGCTCGCGGGGCAATACGGCATCGATCTTTTCATTGGTTCCACCCTGCAGATGGATGGCGATGCGAACTCTTCGACGGTGACACACGGTCGAATCTCGGGCTTTGGAGGTGCGCCGAATATGGGGCACGATCCGCACGGCCGTCGTCATGCTTCCGAGGCATGGCTGAAGCTGCTGCGCGGAGAGTCGCCGATCCAGCGTGGCCAGAAACTCGTGGTTCAGGTTGCCGAGACGTTTCAGCGCGGCGGTGTACCAGCATTTGTAGAAGAACTCGATGCTGTGGAGGTAGGCCGCTCAAGTGGCATGCCTACCGCACCTGTGATGATCTACGGCGATGATGTCACGCACGTTGTCACGGAGGAGGGAATCGCCTATCTGCATCGCGCGGAAGGCCCCGAAGAGCGCCGGGCCGCGTTGGCTGCGATTGCAGGAGTGAGTCCGATCGGTCTGCGCAGCAAAACCGAAGACGTCGCGAGATTGCGGCGTCTCGGTATCGTTTCTTTTCCCGAAGATCTTGGCGTTTCGCGTCTCGAGGCAAAGCGCTCCTTGTTGGCCGCTACCAGCATGGCCGACCTGGTGCGATGGTCGGGCAATCTCTACAAACCGCCGTCGAAGTTCAGGAACTGGTAA
- a CDS encoding triphosphoribosyl-dephospho-CoA synthase, whose translation MHIESILIQPSLAFPAAAAARAPDRAHWLASCVTEALVTEAQLTPKPGLCDARASGAHIDLSLSLLVRSARDLQPFFQRMATEAEGRAVTVNLREQLGELGRQAEVSMLRATEGVNTHRGAIWALGLLVASAGICGSGASANRLCETAGRLANLPDRYAGAPPSNGTQAFKSYGATGARGEAMAAFPHVLRAALPCLRRTRALGGSETEAQLDALLVIMATLDDTCLLHRGGKPALLAAQDGARQVLRAGGTANRAGKLYLADLDRRLLRLWVSPGGSADLLAATLFVDRLTTLRRSEP comes from the coding sequence ATGCATATCGAGTCCATTCTTATCCAGCCGAGCCTAGCTTTCCCAGCGGCAGCCGCAGCACGCGCGCCTGATCGCGCACACTGGCTAGCATCTTGTGTGACCGAGGCGCTCGTGACCGAAGCGCAACTCACCCCGAAGCCCGGACTATGCGACGCGCGAGCTTCGGGAGCCCACATCGACCTTTCGCTGTCTCTTTTGGTCAGGTCTGCAAGGGATCTTCAGCCGTTCTTTCAGCGCATGGCCACAGAGGCCGAGGGCCGTGCTGTAACTGTGAATCTGAGGGAGCAGCTTGGCGAGTTGGGGCGCCAAGCCGAAGTATCGATGTTGCGTGCTACGGAGGGCGTCAATACTCATCGTGGTGCAATTTGGGCTCTTGGGTTGCTGGTGGCCTCAGCAGGTATTTGCGGTTCCGGAGCGAGCGCCAATCGGCTTTGCGAAACCGCAGGGAGGTTGGCAAACCTTCCTGATCGGTACGCGGGCGCGCCGCCAAGCAATGGAACGCAGGCTTTCAAATCGTACGGTGCCACGGGGGCCCGGGGTGAAGCAATGGCTGCATTTCCGCATGTGCTGCGCGCCGCACTTCCTTGCCTTCGGCGGACACGCGCTCTGGGGGGAAGCGAAACTGAGGCTCAGCTGGATGCGCTGCTGGTCATCATGGCTACCCTCGATGACACGTGTCTGCTCCATCGCGGCGGTAAGCCAGCGCTACTTGCCGCTCAGGACGGAGCAAGACAGGTGCTCAGGGCGGGAGGTACTGCAAACAGGGCGGGCAAACTGTACCTTGCGGATCTTGATCGTCGGCTTTTGCGCCTCTGGGTGTCACCTGGCGGCTCAGCCGATCTGCTGGCCGCGACCCTGTTCGTAGACCGGCTCACGACCCTTCGGAGAAGCGAACCATGA
- the mdcC gene encoding malonate decarboxylase acyl carrier protein: MTEHIDLSFPAEETIQRQAHVGVVASGDLEVLLEPLDGESAEVRVHTNVTGHRMTWEALLERFFSRYPYALRLEIRDHGATPGMVWLRLEQAVELAGKEAHS, from the coding sequence ATGACCGAACACATCGATCTGTCGTTTCCCGCCGAAGAAACGATACAGAGACAGGCACACGTGGGTGTCGTCGCCTCTGGAGATCTCGAAGTGTTGTTGGAGCCGTTAGACGGGGAGTCGGCAGAGGTGAGGGTGCATACGAATGTGACGGGCCATCGTATGACCTGGGAAGCGCTTCTCGAGCGTTTCTTCTCCCGCTATCCCTATGCTCTTCGACTTGAAATTCGCGATCATGGAGCCACGCCGGGCATGGTCTGGCTTCGTTTGGAACAGGCAGTCGAACTTGCCGGAAAGGAAGCGCACTCGTGA
- a CDS encoding biotin-independent malonate decarboxylase subunit beta: MTEAPFGCTATFQELSARERISALLDGGYFRELVGPFDRVSSPWLEPQGLVPQSDDGVVVGRGKVSGREIVAIAIEPAFEGGSVGEVGGAKIATALELAQESCRAGTPIAALLLLETGGVRLQEANLGLASIARIQAAIVSLRELAPVIAVVAGPTGCFGGMSLAAALCTWIIGTPHGRLGMNGPEVIEQEAGPTELDASDRELIWKLIGCETRYFQGVIDAFVEDNASSIACAIADAVARGVLESGRLENPELRLDTLRRNHMLGKVSEAGNAAIEERSA; the protein is encoded by the coding sequence GTGACTGAAGCTCCATTCGGCTGCACGGCAACCTTTCAAGAGCTCTCTGCGAGAGAGCGCATCTCTGCTCTGCTCGACGGTGGTTACTTCAGAGAATTAGTCGGTCCATTCGATCGCGTCTCATCCCCGTGGCTGGAGCCACAGGGGTTGGTGCCGCAGAGCGACGACGGTGTTGTCGTCGGCAGGGGCAAGGTGAGCGGCCGCGAGATTGTAGCGATCGCCATTGAACCCGCCTTTGAAGGTGGGAGCGTCGGAGAGGTTGGAGGCGCGAAGATCGCGACAGCGCTTGAACTCGCTCAAGAGTCGTGCCGGGCAGGCACTCCGATTGCCGCGCTGTTACTGCTTGAGACCGGCGGCGTGCGTCTCCAAGAGGCGAACCTTGGTCTGGCCAGCATCGCTCGGATTCAGGCTGCAATCGTTAGCCTACGCGAGCTGGCGCCTGTCATTGCTGTGGTGGCAGGGCCTACGGGATGTTTTGGTGGCATGTCCCTGGCCGCGGCGTTGTGTACCTGGATCATCGGCACACCGCATGGGCGGCTCGGCATGAATGGCCCGGAGGTCATCGAACAGGAGGCGGGGCCGACTGAACTCGACGCGAGTGATCGCGAACTCATCTGGAAACTTATCGGATGCGAAACACGGTATTTCCAGGGTGTGATCGACGCGTTTGTCGAAGACAACGCCTCTTCGATCGCCTGTGCGATCGCGGATGCGGTGGCGCGAGGTGTGCTGGAGTCAGGACGACTGGAAAACCCCGAGTTGAGACTGGATACGTTGCGTAGAAACCATATGCTGGGAAAAGTGTCTGAGGCTGGTAACGCCGCAATCGAGGAACGCAGCGCATGA
- a CDS encoding biotin-independent malonate decarboxylase subunit gamma: MNATKSMERGKLWLEGLAEHAAKTVMETPSVLEATVPLGDQGEVILALAVVADPASGFPRALHGEFGLEQAWAVAARIRQYVEEDATRSTRRPILAIVDTPGQAFGRVEEQQCISVACAAAVDAYIAARRAGHPLLTLIVGRAISGSFLAHGLQADRILAIEDDGVMMHAMSPQSIARITRRTLAEVTEQAASSMPMSYSIENAHRLGVVHTLIPGISAEAPTAANTSIVKEALSRALCEVREEAKNGVRDVDGVKDNPNRVATATVERLMREQWNLDDLA; the protein is encoded by the coding sequence ATGAATGCCACAAAGTCGATGGAGCGCGGGAAGTTGTGGCTGGAAGGCCTTGCAGAGCACGCGGCTAAGACTGTGATGGAGACACCCTCCGTGCTTGAAGCGACGGTTCCCTTGGGTGATCAGGGGGAGGTAATCCTCGCGCTTGCCGTCGTAGCAGATCCGGCGAGCGGGTTTCCACGCGCGCTACATGGTGAGTTCGGCCTTGAGCAGGCGTGGGCAGTTGCTGCACGGATACGACAGTATGTCGAAGAAGATGCCACGCGGAGCACGCGGCGTCCCATTCTCGCCATCGTCGATACCCCAGGACAGGCCTTTGGCCGAGTCGAGGAACAGCAATGCATCTCCGTGGCCTGTGCCGCGGCCGTAGACGCCTACATCGCGGCACGCCGTGCGGGTCATCCGCTACTCACACTCATCGTAGGACGCGCCATCTCCGGTTCGTTCCTGGCCCACGGGCTACAAGCAGACCGTATCCTTGCGATTGAGGACGATGGGGTCATGATGCATGCGATGAGCCCGCAATCCATCGCGAGGATCACGCGCCGTACCCTTGCAGAGGTAACCGAACAGGCTGCGTCGTCGATGCCGATGTCCTATTCCATCGAGAACGCACATCGACTGGGCGTTGTGCACACGCTGATCCCCGGAATCTCTGCGGAAGCGCCGACCGCTGCAAATACTTCGATCGTCAAGGAAGCGCTTTCGAGAGCCCTGTGCGAAGTCCGAGAGGAGGCGAAGAACGGGGTTCGGGATGTAGATGGAGTGAAAGACAATCCTAACCGCGTGGCAACCGCAACCGTAGAGCGACTAATGCGAGAACAATGGAACCTGGATGATTTGGCCTGA
- a CDS encoding AEC family transporter, translating to MTATTRFFLETLLPVFFVLALGHYAGWRGRINNTDTGALNTALMHFVLPCSLFLGVARTPPTVLRSQSPLLAVLALTMLFTYALVYLLERRVFGSDPSQAAVQSQTVSFSNNVAIGLPLLSSLYGPTGTLAVAAGIVSGALVISPITLVLLEWNAKRNKDGRRSLGEQLGPAILAAVRRPIVLAPVLALLLPISGYALPATAVASLDLIGKGTVGLALFLTGLILSAQRLRLQASVATGVILKNFLQPSVMLGLLFLFRLHGEVAREAFLLAAVPAGFFGTVFGARYGVRSLEASSTLVLSTALSAGTLPLAILLSSHLP from the coding sequence ATGACTGCAACAACCCGCTTCTTTCTCGAAACGCTGCTGCCTGTGTTCTTTGTGCTGGCGCTCGGGCACTATGCTGGCTGGCGCGGCCGCATCAACAACACGGACACAGGGGCGCTGAATACAGCGCTGATGCACTTCGTGCTGCCGTGCTCACTCTTTCTTGGAGTGGCGCGGACACCTCCCACGGTGCTGCGCTCCCAGTCGCCTCTGCTTGCGGTGCTGGCTCTCACAATGCTCTTCACCTATGCGCTCGTATACCTTTTGGAGCGGCGCGTCTTCGGTTCGGATCCCAGCCAGGCGGCAGTGCAGTCTCAAACGGTCTCCTTCTCCAACAATGTCGCGATCGGACTTCCTCTCCTTTCAAGTCTCTACGGCCCAACGGGGACTCTAGCTGTGGCAGCGGGCATCGTGTCCGGAGCGCTGGTTATCTCTCCCATTACGCTGGTTCTGCTTGAATGGAATGCGAAACGCAACAAAGATGGCCGTCGTTCACTTGGGGAACAACTTGGACCGGCAATCCTCGCCGCTGTGCGCCGCCCGATTGTCCTTGCGCCGGTTTTGGCACTTCTACTGCCCATCAGCGGATACGCCTTACCAGCGACGGCGGTTGCGTCGCTCGATCTGATCGGTAAGGGAACGGTTGGGCTGGCACTGTTCCTGACGGGCTTGATACTCTCCGCGCAGCGCCTGCGATTGCAAGCGAGCGTCGCAACTGGTGTCATTCTTAAGAACTTCCTGCAGCCCTCAGTGATGCTGGGGTTACTCTTCCTCTTTCGGTTGCACGGTGAGGTCGCCCGTGAGGCGTTCCTTCTTGCCGCAGTTCCTGCCGGCTTTTTCGGCACGGTCTTCGGAGCCCGATATGGGGTTCGATCGCTTGAAGCCAGCTCGACGCTGGTGCTCAGTACAGCTCTCAGCGCCGGCACTCTTCCACTCGCAATCCTGTTATCCTCCCATCTGCCATGA
- a CDS encoding malonate decarboxylase holo-ACP synthase, whose amino-acid sequence MNPFVPRPHDLLKVALRRETLQFEQDEAIAFDLLLATPFVVVRRACPRRDWIPVGLRGSSRSERYGGWLHRDSVLGVYDPSSLKAVQTRRALPSFEALRLLQRRWTGMELEWGPVGSVGFELATGVEAVSPESDLDLLIQAPQPFSRAFARELIECGATLPATLDVQVTTNAGSFALAEYAYQQGAVALRQLGGSVLVSDLWCDSAASVA is encoded by the coding sequence ATGAACCCTTTCGTCCCCAGACCGCATGATTTATTGAAGGTCGCGTTGAGACGCGAGACGCTTCAGTTCGAACAGGACGAAGCAATTGCCTTCGATCTGCTCCTGGCAACGCCGTTCGTCGTGGTTCGACGCGCCTGTCCTCGAAGAGATTGGATTCCGGTCGGCCTTCGTGGATCGTCCAGATCGGAGCGGTACGGCGGCTGGCTGCACAGGGATTCGGTTCTAGGTGTATACGATCCCTCTTCTCTCAAGGCAGTTCAAACGAGACGAGCCTTACCGTCATTCGAAGCCTTGCGCCTGCTGCAGAGACGCTGGACCGGTATGGAGTTGGAGTGGGGTCCAGTGGGCAGCGTCGGCTTCGAACTGGCGACAGGGGTGGAAGCGGTATCGCCTGAGAGCGACCTCGATCTGCTCATCCAGGCACCTCAACCATTCTCGCGTGCCTTCGCGCGTGAGTTGATAGAGTGCGGTGCGACTTTACCTGCAACGCTTGATGTTCAGGTGACAACGAACGCCGGATCGTTTGCACTCGCAGAGTACGCGTATCAGCAAGGAGCCGTCGCCTTGCGACAACTCGGTGGAAGTGTGCTGGTTTCCGACCTGTGGTGCGATTCTGCGGCGAGTGTCGCATGA
- a CDS encoding ACP S-malonyltransferase — protein MSAALLVPGQGAQTPGFLHALPDHGSVQKTLAEASAVLGRDILELDSSEALRSTVAVQLTLLTAGVAFVRFLDSEHIGLIVAAGLSVGAFTAAVAAGSIAFPDAIQFVRRRAELMESALPQGFGMGVLEGLRFTQVRDLLIGRSLTIANYNSPVQFVVSGARNEIEAILSLALAAGAHRAQFLNMPTASHTPLLGPAAQELLRFAADLPMGRSKIPVLSNSTARMLTDAEAIRQDLALNMAHPVRWDDMFTVVRGLEPRIFLEAPPGHTLTRLAQLACEETPVLCASESRWDVLVRDTQRVG, from the coding sequence ATGAGTGCGGCACTACTGGTTCCGGGCCAAGGCGCACAGACTCCAGGGTTTCTTCATGCGCTCCCCGACCACGGCTCCGTTCAAAAGACACTCGCTGAAGCTTCCGCTGTGCTGGGGAGGGACATCTTGGAGCTTGATTCGTCAGAAGCACTTCGGTCGACTGTTGCCGTGCAGCTTACGCTTCTTACCGCCGGTGTCGCATTTGTCCGCTTCCTCGATTCAGAGCATATAGGGCTGATCGTTGCAGCGGGGCTTTCGGTGGGTGCCTTTACAGCTGCGGTTGCGGCTGGTTCTATCGCCTTTCCGGATGCGATTCAATTTGTACGACGCCGCGCCGAACTCATGGAGTCTGCGCTCCCACAAGGCTTCGGAATGGGGGTGCTGGAAGGCCTTCGGTTTACGCAGGTACGAGACCTTCTGATCGGCAGATCCTTAACAATTGCGAACTATAACTCTCCGGTGCAGTTCGTTGTATCGGGCGCACGAAACGAAATTGAAGCGATCTTGTCATTGGCGCTCGCAGCGGGCGCTCACCGGGCACAGTTCCTGAACATGCCAACTGCATCACACACTCCTCTGCTCGGTCCTGCTGCGCAGGAACTACTTCGTTTCGCCGCGGATCTTCCCATGGGGCGATCGAAAATTCCAGTTCTTTCCAACAGCACCGCGCGAATGTTGACCGACGCCGAAGCGATCCGCCAAGATCTCGCACTGAATATGGCTCATCCGGTGCGCTGGGACGACATGTTCACGGTAGTCCGCGGCCTCGAGCCGCGAATCTTTCTTGAAGCGCCTCCTGGGCACACTCTCACTCGGCTCGCACAGCTGGCATGCGAGGAAACACCGGTTCTGTGCGCGAGCGAGTCACGCTGGGATGTCCTAGTGCGCGATACGCAACGCGTAGGCTGA